A single genomic interval of Pangasianodon hypophthalmus isolate fPanHyp1 chromosome 8, fPanHyp1.pri, whole genome shotgun sequence harbors:
- the LOC113533297 gene encoding rho-related BTB domain-containing protein 2 isoform X1: MDVVSAFRLQPAAERMRLFPLMRSHFMDSDMDYERPNVETIKCVVVGDNAVGKTRLICARACNATLTQYQLLATHVPTVWAIDQYRVCQEVCFSNQVLERSRDVVDDVSVSLRLWDTFGDHHKDRRFAYGRSDVVVLCFSIANPNSLHHVRTMWYPEIKHFCPRAPVILVGCQLDLRYADLEAVNRARRPLARPIKSNEILPPEKGREVAKELGVPYYETSVVAQFGIKDVFDNAIRAALISRRHLQFWKSHLRNVQRPLLQAPFLPPKPPPPIITVPPPPSSMEEHPGRLLEDPLCADVVLVLQESQRIFAHRVYLATASSKFYDLFLVDHRTPEDKKEKERARVPLSGRELLMRAASFDVCESSDDRERANLRACTSDGTLRGGEGGRLLPAFSRAFVSVREEMVDDPLTFNSRPMTVVHMDPSMQLGPFRAVLRYLYTGKLDEHEKELMQVAHIAELLEVFDLRMMVANILNDEAFMNQEITKAFHVRRTNRIKECLAKGTFSDVVFKLDDGTIMAHKPLLISSCDWMAAMFGGPFVESCTKEVLFPNTTRSCMRAVLEYLYTGRFCSRPDLDAMELIVLANRLCLPHLVALTELYTVTVLMEAAMMGADIDGEVLVYLEMAQFHGAHQLAGWCLHHICTNYNSVCRKFPRDMKAKSAENQEYFEKHRWPPVWYLKEDDHYQRARKEREKEDYLYQKRQCKRKWLFWNLPSSPSSNSPSSPGSSAVM; this comes from the exons gtccCATTTTATGGATTCTGATATGGACTATGAGAGGCCAAATGTCGAGACCATCAAGTGTGTGGTTGTCGGGGACAACGCAGTGGGAAAGACCCGGCTCATCTGTGCCCGGGCTTGCAATGCCACCCTGACCCAGTACCAGCTGCTCGCCACACATGTTCCCACTGTCTGGGCCATAGACCAATACAGAGTGTGCCAGGAG GTGTGTTTCTCCAACCAGGTTCTAGAGCGATCTAGGGATGTGGTGGATGACGTCAGCGTGTCCTTGCGGCTCTGGGACACGTTCGGGGATCATCACAAGGACCGTCGTTTTGCTTACGGACG GTCTGATGTGGTGGTGCTGTGTTTCTCAATCGCTAACCCAAACTCATTGCACCATGTGAGGACCATGTGGTACCCTGAAATCAAACACTTCTGCCCCAGAGCTCCTGTCATCCTTGTGGGCTGCCAGCTGGACCTGAGATACGCCGACCTCGAGGCGGTGAACAGAGCACGGCGCCCACTGGCGAG gccCATAAAATCCAACGAGATCTTGCCACCAGAGAAGGGCCGTGAAGTAGCAAAAGAGCTTGGTGTCCCATACTACGAGACCAGCGTGGTCGCCCAGTTTGGTATCAAGGATGTATTCGACAATGCTATCCGTGCTGCCCTGATTTCACGCCGCCACCTGCAGTTCTGGAAGTCGCACTTACGTAACGTCCAGCGGCCTCTCCTCCAAGCCCCATTCCTTCCTCCCAAACCTCCTCCGCCCATCATCACGGTGCCACCTCCCCCCAGCAGCATGGAAGAGCACCCAGGACGTCTGCTGGAGGACCCACTGTGCGCCGACGTCGTCCTTGTGCTCCAGGAGAGCCAAAGAATCTTCGCTCACCGTGTCTACCTCGCCACGGCCTCGTCCAAATTCTACGACCTTTTCCTCGTTGACCATCGGACTCCTGAggacaaaaaagagaaagagcgtGCTCGGGTGCCTCTTTCCGGCCGTGAGCTGCTGATGCGAGCGGCCAGCTTTGATGTTTGTGAGAGCAGTGACGATAGGGAACGAGCGAACCTACGCGCCTGCACCAGCGATGGGACGCTTAGAGGAGGCGAAGGAGGCCGTCTGCTCCCTGCATTCAGCCGAGCCTTTGTTAGTGTGCGGGAGGAAATGGTGGATGATCCCTTGACCTTTAACTCCAGGCCAATGACGGTGGTGCACATGGACCCGTCCATGCAGCTGGGGCCATTCCGTGCTGTTTTGCGCTATCTCTACACAGGGAAGCTGGATGAGCATGAGAAGGAACTGATGCAGGTGGCTCATATCGCTGAGCTGCTGGAGGTTTTTGATCTCCGCATGATGGTGGCCAACATCCTGAATGATGAAGCTTTCATGAACCAGGAGATCACCAAGGCCTTCCATGTGAGGCGCACCAACCGGATCAAGGAGTGTCTAGCTAAGGGGACCTTCTCTG ATGTTGTGTTCAAGCTGGATGATGGTACAATAATGGCCCATAAGCCTTTGCTCATCTCAAGCTGCGACTggatggcagccatgtttggaGGACCATTTGTGGAGAGCTGTACTAAAGAG GTGTTGTTTCCAAACACAACCCGTAGCTGCATGCGTGCGGTGCTGGAGTATCTCTACACTGGCCGCTTCTGTTCTCGCCCAGACCTGGATGCCATGGAGCTCATTGTTCTTGCAAACCGTCTCTGTCTGCCTCACCTGGTTGcactgacag AGCTTTACACTGTGACTGTGCTTATGGAGGCTGCTATGATGGGAGCTGATATTGATGGAGAAGTACTGGTTTATCTGGAAATGGCTCAG ttcCATGGTGCCCACCAGTTAGCTGGATGGTGCCTCCACCACATCTGCACTAATTACAACAGCGTCTGCCGCAAGTTCCCTCGTGACATGAAGGCTAAGTCTGCAG AGAACCAGGAATACTTTGAGAAGCATCGCTGGCCTCCGGTGTGGTACCTCAAGGAGGATGATCATTACCAGCGAGCCCGCAAAGAGCGTGAGAAAGAGGACTACCTGTACCAGAAACGCCAGTGTAAGCGCAAGTGGCTCTTCTGGAATCTTCCATCCTCACCCTCTTCCAACTCTCCGTCCTCTCCTGGGTCCTCTGCTGTCATGTGA
- the LOC113533297 gene encoding rho-related BTB domain-containing protein 2 isoform X2, with amino-acid sequence MDVVSAFRLQPAAERMRLFPLMRSHFMDSDMDYERPNVETIKCVVVGDNAVGKTRLICARACNATLTQYQLLATHVPTVWAIDQYRVCQEVLERSRDVVDDVSVSLRLWDTFGDHHKDRRFAYGRSDVVVLCFSIANPNSLHHVRTMWYPEIKHFCPRAPVILVGCQLDLRYADLEAVNRARRPLARPIKSNEILPPEKGREVAKELGVPYYETSVVAQFGIKDVFDNAIRAALISRRHLQFWKSHLRNVQRPLLQAPFLPPKPPPPIITVPPPPSSMEEHPGRLLEDPLCADVVLVLQESQRIFAHRVYLATASSKFYDLFLVDHRTPEDKKEKERARVPLSGRELLMRAASFDVCESSDDRERANLRACTSDGTLRGGEGGRLLPAFSRAFVSVREEMVDDPLTFNSRPMTVVHMDPSMQLGPFRAVLRYLYTGKLDEHEKELMQVAHIAELLEVFDLRMMVANILNDEAFMNQEITKAFHVRRTNRIKECLAKGTFSDVVFKLDDGTIMAHKPLLISSCDWMAAMFGGPFVESCTKEVLFPNTTRSCMRAVLEYLYTGRFCSRPDLDAMELIVLANRLCLPHLVALTELYTVTVLMEAAMMGADIDGEVLVYLEMAQFHGAHQLAGWCLHHICTNYNSVCRKFPRDMKAKSAENQEYFEKHRWPPVWYLKEDDHYQRARKEREKEDYLYQKRQCKRKWLFWNLPSSPSSNSPSSPGSSAVM; translated from the exons gtccCATTTTATGGATTCTGATATGGACTATGAGAGGCCAAATGTCGAGACCATCAAGTGTGTGGTTGTCGGGGACAACGCAGTGGGAAAGACCCGGCTCATCTGTGCCCGGGCTTGCAATGCCACCCTGACCCAGTACCAGCTGCTCGCCACACATGTTCCCACTGTCTGGGCCATAGACCAATACAGAGTGTGCCAGGAG GTTCTAGAGCGATCTAGGGATGTGGTGGATGACGTCAGCGTGTCCTTGCGGCTCTGGGACACGTTCGGGGATCATCACAAGGACCGTCGTTTTGCTTACGGACG GTCTGATGTGGTGGTGCTGTGTTTCTCAATCGCTAACCCAAACTCATTGCACCATGTGAGGACCATGTGGTACCCTGAAATCAAACACTTCTGCCCCAGAGCTCCTGTCATCCTTGTGGGCTGCCAGCTGGACCTGAGATACGCCGACCTCGAGGCGGTGAACAGAGCACGGCGCCCACTGGCGAG gccCATAAAATCCAACGAGATCTTGCCACCAGAGAAGGGCCGTGAAGTAGCAAAAGAGCTTGGTGTCCCATACTACGAGACCAGCGTGGTCGCCCAGTTTGGTATCAAGGATGTATTCGACAATGCTATCCGTGCTGCCCTGATTTCACGCCGCCACCTGCAGTTCTGGAAGTCGCACTTACGTAACGTCCAGCGGCCTCTCCTCCAAGCCCCATTCCTTCCTCCCAAACCTCCTCCGCCCATCATCACGGTGCCACCTCCCCCCAGCAGCATGGAAGAGCACCCAGGACGTCTGCTGGAGGACCCACTGTGCGCCGACGTCGTCCTTGTGCTCCAGGAGAGCCAAAGAATCTTCGCTCACCGTGTCTACCTCGCCACGGCCTCGTCCAAATTCTACGACCTTTTCCTCGTTGACCATCGGACTCCTGAggacaaaaaagagaaagagcgtGCTCGGGTGCCTCTTTCCGGCCGTGAGCTGCTGATGCGAGCGGCCAGCTTTGATGTTTGTGAGAGCAGTGACGATAGGGAACGAGCGAACCTACGCGCCTGCACCAGCGATGGGACGCTTAGAGGAGGCGAAGGAGGCCGTCTGCTCCCTGCATTCAGCCGAGCCTTTGTTAGTGTGCGGGAGGAAATGGTGGATGATCCCTTGACCTTTAACTCCAGGCCAATGACGGTGGTGCACATGGACCCGTCCATGCAGCTGGGGCCATTCCGTGCTGTTTTGCGCTATCTCTACACAGGGAAGCTGGATGAGCATGAGAAGGAACTGATGCAGGTGGCTCATATCGCTGAGCTGCTGGAGGTTTTTGATCTCCGCATGATGGTGGCCAACATCCTGAATGATGAAGCTTTCATGAACCAGGAGATCACCAAGGCCTTCCATGTGAGGCGCACCAACCGGATCAAGGAGTGTCTAGCTAAGGGGACCTTCTCTG ATGTTGTGTTCAAGCTGGATGATGGTACAATAATGGCCCATAAGCCTTTGCTCATCTCAAGCTGCGACTggatggcagccatgtttggaGGACCATTTGTGGAGAGCTGTACTAAAGAG GTGTTGTTTCCAAACACAACCCGTAGCTGCATGCGTGCGGTGCTGGAGTATCTCTACACTGGCCGCTTCTGTTCTCGCCCAGACCTGGATGCCATGGAGCTCATTGTTCTTGCAAACCGTCTCTGTCTGCCTCACCTGGTTGcactgacag AGCTTTACACTGTGACTGTGCTTATGGAGGCTGCTATGATGGGAGCTGATATTGATGGAGAAGTACTGGTTTATCTGGAAATGGCTCAG ttcCATGGTGCCCACCAGTTAGCTGGATGGTGCCTCCACCACATCTGCACTAATTACAACAGCGTCTGCCGCAAGTTCCCTCGTGACATGAAGGCTAAGTCTGCAG AGAACCAGGAATACTTTGAGAAGCATCGCTGGCCTCCGGTGTGGTACCTCAAGGAGGATGATCATTACCAGCGAGCCCGCAAAGAGCGTGAGAAAGAGGACTACCTGTACCAGAAACGCCAGTGTAAGCGCAAGTGGCTCTTCTGGAATCTTCCATCCTCACCCTCTTCCAACTCTCCGTCCTCTCCTGGGTCCTCTGCTGTCATGTGA